From Sphaerochaeta sp., a single genomic window includes:
- a CDS encoding glutamate-5-semialdehyde dehydrogenase, translating into MTTREQIHQVKLNSARLAASDNARRVELLSAIAEGLQRDWPAIQAANQEDLLLGKDLAPSVISRLTLSKEKLDAVTKGVQEVAALPDPIGKVLEKRELDHDLILRKVNVPLGVVGMIFEARPDALVQIVSLAVKSGNGIILKGGSEADHTNRALAQSISDSAKKTEIGDGWLLLLHSREDVSLMLTCRDDLDLIIPRGSNQFVRFVMEHTTIPVLGHASGICHMFIDQSADFTMAEACALDAKTNYPAACNAIETLLVHQAIAPTFVPRIVAAFQTAGVTVHGDPQVCSLAQGCVPFKEGDWDKEYLALEINIHVVADEGEAVSFINTHGSHHTDAIITQDASPAVDFQHRVDSADVFVNCSTRFADGYRYGLGAEVGISTSKIHARGPVGLSGLMTTKWLLDGQGQVVATYMGPHAKPFTHKELV; encoded by the coding sequence ATGACGACACGTGAACAGATCCATCAGGTGAAACTGAACAGCGCAAGGCTCGCAGCGTCGGACAACGCCCGTCGCGTCGAGCTTCTTTCCGCCATCGCCGAAGGGCTCCAACGGGACTGGCCTGCCATCCAGGCGGCCAACCAGGAGGATCTTCTTTTGGGCAAAGACCTTGCTCCATCGGTCATCTCACGGCTGACACTGAGCAAGGAGAAGCTGGACGCGGTGACCAAAGGCGTACAGGAAGTGGCCGCATTGCCGGATCCCATCGGCAAGGTGCTGGAGAAACGTGAACTTGACCATGACTTGATCCTCCGGAAGGTGAACGTCCCACTGGGGGTGGTCGGCATGATCTTCGAGGCACGGCCGGATGCGTTGGTCCAGATCGTCTCTCTGGCCGTCAAAAGCGGCAACGGCATTATTCTCAAGGGTGGAAGCGAAGCGGACCACACCAACCGCGCGTTGGCCCAGTCCATCTCTGACAGCGCCAAGAAGACGGAAATCGGGGATGGCTGGCTTCTGTTGCTCCACTCCCGTGAGGACGTTTCCCTGATGCTGACGTGCCGAGATGACCTTGATCTGATCATCCCCCGCGGCTCCAACCAGTTCGTCCGGTTCGTCATGGAGCACACCACCATTCCGGTGCTGGGGCATGCCAGCGGGATCTGCCATATGTTCATCGACCAATCGGCCGATTTCACGATGGCTGAAGCGTGCGCCCTGGATGCCAAGACCAACTATCCGGCGGCCTGCAACGCGATTGAGACGCTCTTGGTGCACCAGGCCATCGCGCCGACGTTCGTGCCGCGGATCGTCGCGGCGTTCCAGACGGCTGGGGTGACTGTCCATGGAGATCCCCAGGTGTGTTCGCTTGCCCAAGGGTGCGTCCCGTTCAAGGAAGGGGATTGGGACAAGGAATACCTTGCCTTGGAGATCAACATCCACGTGGTGGCCGATGAAGGGGAAGCGGTTTCGTTCATCAATACCCACGGTTCCCACCACACCGACGCCATCATCACGCAGGATGCATCCCCTGCCGTGGATTTCCAGCATCGGGTGGATTCCGCCGATGTGTTCGTCAACTGCAGTACCCGCTTTGCCGACGGGTACCGCTACGGACTGGGAGCTGAAGTGGGTATTTCCACCAGCAAGATCCATGCCCGGGGACCGGTGGGGCTCTCCGGCCTGATGACGACCAAATGGTTGCTTGACGGACAGGGGCAGGTGGTTGCCACCTACATGGGGCCTCATGCCAAACCGTTCACCCACAAGGAACTGGTATGA
- a CDS encoding tRNA (cytidine(34)-2'-O)-methyltransferase, translating to MGLNIVLFQPEIPQNTGNIARTCAAVGATLHLVDPLGFSLSDRYLKRAGLDYWPLVGIREWENDEAFFEEHQGDNLFFFTKKAHLCYASLTYPEDVYLIFGRESVGLEDSLLRTWKDRCVRIPMRREARCLNLSNSVAIVTYEYMRQRNFQGLAVQDDTFDWEEQQ from the coding sequence ATGGGTCTGAACATCGTGCTGTTCCAACCGGAGATACCGCAGAATACGGGGAACATCGCCCGCACCTGCGCCGCCGTCGGAGCAACACTGCATCTGGTCGACCCCCTGGGTTTCTCCCTGTCCGACCGGTATCTGAAACGGGCCGGACTGGACTACTGGCCGCTGGTCGGGATCCGCGAATGGGAAAATGACGAAGCTTTCTTTGAAGAACACCAGGGAGACAACCTGTTTTTCTTCACCAAGAAGGCACATCTGTGCTACGCTTCCCTCACGTACCCTGAGGATGTGTATCTGATCTTCGGACGGGAGAGCGTCGGACTGGAGGATTCCCTTCTCCGCACCTGGAAGGATCGTTGCGTGCGTATCCCGATGCGCCGTGAAGCACGGTGCCTGAACCTGTCCAACAGCGTCGCCATCGTCACCTACGAATATATGCGCCAGCGGAATTTTCAAGGTCTTGCCGTCCAGGACGACACCTTTGATTGGGAGGAGCAGCAATGA
- the proC gene encoding pyrroline-5-carboxylate reductase, producing MNIGIIGCGNMGGAIATALVKGGFSVMATDHSQEKVTKTGAQFGSEDQVLAGSDLIILAVKPQTMPTLLPTLEGASKKWISVVTGYSLEVLSQKLGTTEVVRYMPNIAAKAGASVTAVCPHPQCSERLRQEAMDIAGTFGSAFLLSEDKMPAFIGLSGSGIAYVFQFLHAMALGGTKEGIPYQRSLEIARDTLLSAAALQKESGANPVDLLTGVCSAGGTTIEGVAALAEHHFDHAVIEAVVQAAEKSKRL from the coding sequence ATGAACATCGGCATCATCGGATGCGGGAATATGGGTGGGGCCATCGCCACGGCGTTGGTCAAGGGAGGATTCTCCGTCATGGCGACGGACCATTCCCAAGAAAAAGTCACGAAAACCGGAGCTCAATTCGGGTCGGAAGACCAAGTGCTTGCTGGCTCGGATCTGATCATTCTTGCCGTCAAACCGCAAACCATGCCGACGCTCCTTCCCACATTGGAAGGTGCCAGCAAGAAGTGGATCAGCGTGGTGACCGGCTACAGCCTTGAGGTGCTCTCCCAGAAACTGGGAACCACCGAGGTGGTGCGGTACATGCCCAACATCGCCGCCAAGGCGGGAGCCAGCGTGACGGCAGTCTGTCCGCATCCCCAGTGCTCGGAGCGTCTCCGCCAGGAGGCGATGGACATCGCCGGCACGTTCGGTTCGGCGTTTCTGCTCTCTGAAGACAAGATGCCGGCGTTCATCGGACTGTCCGGCAGCGGCATCGCCTATGTGTTCCAGTTCCTCCACGCCATGGCGCTGGGTGGGACGAAGGAAGGGATTCCGTACCAGCGGTCGCTGGAGATCGCCCGGGACACGCTGCTTTCCGCGGCGGCGTTGCAGAAGGAAAGCGGGGCCAACCCGGTTGACCTGTTGACCGGCGTCTGCTCGGCGGGAGGAACGACCATCGAAGGGGTCGCGGCGCTGGCCGAACATCACTTTGACCACGCGGTGATCGAAGCAGTCGTCCAGGCGGCTGAAAAATCGAAACGTTTGTAA
- a CDS encoding MATE family efflux transporter: MHTSKEVFEDLPVWRALLSLSIPTIISQLVTLVYNLADTFFIGRTGNPYMVAGSSLVLPVYMLCVAVSNLVGTGGGTLISRLLGSGREDEAKKVAAYGVYLALALGACYSLLCFLFLHPLLTALGASDHTRSYAASYALYIIILGGVPNILSLTLANFLRSVGCAKESGFGVSMGGVLNIGLDPLFMFVLLPEGMEVTGAGMATLLSNLVVLAYFIVVIIRFSGRTVLGFSPRLGMPLSTSRKAIISVGVPAALTTFLYNLVNILINRLSSQYGDIAVAAIGIVLKAERLPLNAGLGLCQGMMPLAAYAFAKGDFGRMRRALRDTRIAGLAFAALSIILYETFAGPVMRFFIDDAQTIALGTHFLRARCIATPFMFLCFSYVMFFQAIGMGNMSLSLAILRQVVCNIPILLVLDHFFQMNGIIWTQFTADALTAFLSFLVFQSLVKKGKIQTAS, translated from the coding sequence ATGCACACATCCAAGGAAGTGTTCGAGGACCTGCCGGTCTGGCGGGCATTGCTTTCCCTATCCATCCCCACCATCATCAGCCAGCTGGTCACGTTGGTCTACAATCTTGCCGACACGTTCTTCATCGGACGGACGGGAAACCCGTACATGGTGGCTGGTTCCTCGCTGGTTCTGCCGGTGTACATGCTCTGCGTCGCCGTCTCCAACCTGGTGGGAACCGGTGGCGGCACCTTGATCTCCCGGCTTCTGGGAAGCGGCAGGGAGGATGAGGCGAAAAAGGTGGCCGCATACGGCGTGTACCTCGCCTTGGCGCTCGGCGCCTGCTACAGTCTGCTCTGCTTCCTGTTCCTCCATCCGTTGCTTACCGCGCTTGGGGCCAGCGACCACACCCGCTCCTATGCGGCTTCCTATGCGCTGTACATCATCATTCTGGGAGGGGTGCCCAACATCCTCTCGTTGACGCTGGCAAATTTTCTCCGCAGCGTCGGATGTGCCAAAGAGTCGGGATTCGGCGTCAGTATGGGAGGCGTGCTGAACATCGGGTTGGATCCGCTGTTCATGTTCGTTCTGCTTCCCGAAGGCATGGAGGTTACCGGAGCGGGAATGGCGACGCTCTTGTCCAATCTGGTCGTCCTCGCCTACTTCATCGTGGTGATCATCCGCTTTTCCGGACGTACCGTCCTTGGGTTCAGCCCCCGATTGGGCATGCCGCTCTCCACCTCACGCAAGGCGATCATCTCCGTCGGTGTTCCCGCCGCGTTGACGACGTTCCTGTACAACCTGGTCAATATTTTGATCAACCGGCTCTCCTCCCAGTACGGCGACATCGCCGTGGCTGCCATCGGCATTGTACTGAAGGCGGAACGGCTTCCGTTGAACGCCGGCCTGGGGCTCTGCCAGGGTATGATGCCCCTTGCCGCCTACGCGTTTGCCAAAGGTGATTTCGGACGGATGAGGCGTGCGCTCCGGGACACCCGGATCGCGGGATTGGCGTTCGCCGCGCTGTCCATCATCCTGTATGAGACCTTTGCGGGCCCGGTGATGCGCTTCTTTATTGATGACGCCCAGACCATTGCGCTCGGCACCCATTTCCTCCGTGCCCGCTGCATCGCGACCCCGTTCATGTTCCTCTGTTTCAGCTACGTGATGTTCTTCCAGGCCATCGGCATGGGTAACATGTCCCTTTCCCTGGCCATTCTCCGGCAAGTGGTGTGCAACATCCCCATTTTGCTGGTGCTTGACCACTTCTTCCAGATGAATGGCATTATCTGGACACAGTTCACCGCGGACGCCCTGACGGCGTTCCTCTCCTTCCTGGTGTTCCAATCATTGGTGAAAAAAGGGAAGATTCAGACAGCCAGCTGA
- the serS gene encoding serine--tRNA ligase, protein MIDLKELKSRHDEIAANIKARNMQVDLDAIIALADKRSAVMKEADDMRQKRNENAQKMKGKLSSEERASLIEEGKIIKERIAVLEKEAAQLDADFQIQARTIPNYANPKAPIGKEDKDSTAIKYVGEPPKFTFKPLDHVQIGEKLDLIDFDTATAVAGPKFYYLKNQAVVLQMALERYAMDIVLKHGFTPFITPDVAKEEILAGIGFNPRGAESNIYTVEGTGMALVGTAEITLGGYYAGKILEKKDLPIKMTGLSHCFRREAGGAGQYSKGLYRVHQFSKLEMFIYCLPEESDKWHDYLLSVEEEIYQGLGLAYRVVDTCTGDLGAPAYRKFDIEAWMPGRGDAGEYGEVTSTSNCTDYQARSLSIRYRDDDGKLKFVHMLNGTAVALSRTMVAVLENYQQEDGSIAIPKNLVPYVGFDKIPAKG, encoded by the coding sequence ATGATTGACTTGAAGGAGCTGAAGAGCAGGCATGACGAGATCGCCGCCAACATCAAGGCGAGAAACATGCAGGTTGACTTGGATGCCATCATCGCGCTGGCGGACAAGAGGTCCGCCGTGATGAAGGAAGCGGATGACATGCGCCAGAAACGGAACGAGAACGCCCAGAAGATGAAGGGCAAACTCTCCTCTGAGGAGCGCGCTTCCCTGATCGAGGAAGGAAAGATTATCAAGGAACGGATCGCCGTCCTGGAGAAGGAAGCGGCCCAGCTGGATGCTGATTTCCAGATTCAGGCACGGACCATCCCCAACTACGCCAACCCCAAAGCCCCGATCGGCAAGGAAGACAAGGACAGCACGGCAATCAAATACGTCGGAGAGCCGCCCAAATTCACCTTCAAGCCGCTGGACCATGTGCAGATCGGCGAAAAGCTTGATCTGATCGACTTCGACACCGCCACGGCGGTGGCTGGTCCGAAGTTCTACTATCTGAAGAACCAGGCGGTGGTGCTGCAGATGGCCTTGGAGCGATATGCCATGGACATCGTGCTGAAGCATGGCTTCACCCCGTTCATCACCCCGGATGTCGCCAAGGAAGAGATTCTTGCCGGCATCGGATTCAATCCGCGGGGAGCGGAGAGCAACATCTACACGGTGGAAGGCACCGGCATGGCGTTGGTCGGCACGGCGGAGATTACGCTGGGCGGCTATTACGCCGGCAAGATTCTTGAGAAGAAGGATCTTCCCATCAAGATGACCGGGCTTTCCCACTGCTTCCGAAGGGAAGCCGGTGGCGCAGGGCAGTATTCCAAAGGTCTGTACCGTGTCCATCAGTTCTCCAAGCTGGAGATGTTCATCTACTGTCTGCCGGAAGAATCGGACAAGTGGCATGACTACCTGCTGTCGGTGGAGGAAGAGATCTACCAGGGACTGGGGCTGGCCTACCGGGTGGTGGACACCTGCACCGGGGATCTGGGAGCGCCTGCCTATCGGAAGTTCGACATCGAGGCGTGGATGCCCGGTCGCGGGGATGCCGGCGAGTACGGGGAAGTGACCTCCACCTCCAACTGCACCGACTATCAGGCACGCAGTCTGTCCATTCGCTATCGTGACGATGATGGGAAGCTGAAGTTCGTCCACATGCTCAACGGCACGGCAGTGGCCCTCTCCCGCACCATGGTGGCGGTTCTGGAGAACTACCAGCAGGAGGATGGCTCCATCGCCATCCCGAAGAACCTGGTCCCCTACGTCGGATTCGACAAGATTCCGGCGAAGGGCTGA
- a CDS encoding N-acetylmuramoyl-L-alanine amidase, producing the protein MKRCLLVAVLFCVAVSFCFARTDPFSYPLRTVVLDAGHGGKDGGASSAWSFAGGTIQEKDFILDIAKRVADLLAVAQPQWNIVMTRADDTFIALDDRAAIAYRTVIPRKTSALFVSIHVNSATNDEAEGFEILTKIPSLRVTLLDEQTPKENISLFAPFTEMELNDLLNQRNKEVATRFETAISEHMPLSRSRGIKQQNVRVLNISRMPAVLVEVGFISNKNDATHLLAPAWRQEMANAIVAAIQACAQEES; encoded by the coding sequence GTGAAGCGTTGCCTGCTTGTGGCGGTGCTTTTCTGTGTGGCCGTCTCCTTCTGTTTTGCCCGGACGGATCCGTTCTCCTATCCGCTTCGTACCGTGGTGCTGGACGCCGGTCATGGAGGAAAGGATGGGGGGGCTTCCTCTGCGTGGAGTTTCGCCGGAGGCACCATCCAGGAAAAGGATTTTATTCTTGACATCGCCAAGCGCGTCGCAGACTTGCTTGCCGTGGCCCAACCCCAATGGAACATCGTCATGACCCGTGCGGATGACACGTTCATCGCGCTGGATGACCGCGCAGCCATCGCCTACCGGACGGTTATTCCCCGGAAGACCAGCGCGTTGTTTGTTTCCATCCATGTGAACAGCGCGACGAACGATGAGGCGGAAGGGTTCGAGATCCTGACCAAGATACCGTCCCTCCGTGTGACCCTCCTTGATGAGCAGACCCCAAAGGAAAACATCAGCTTGTTTGCTCCATTTACCGAGATGGAACTGAATGATCTGCTCAACCAACGGAACAAAGAGGTCGCGACCCGGTTTGAGACGGCCATTTCCGAGCACATGCCCCTTTCCCGAAGCCGGGGGATCAAACAACAGAACGTCCGGGTGCTGAACATCTCCCGAATGCCTGCCGTCCTGGTGGAGGTAGGGTTCATTTCCAACAAGAACGACGCGACGCATCTGCTCGCTCCCGCATGGCGGCAGGAGATGGCCAATGCCATCGTCGCCGCCATCCAAGCGTGCGCACAGGAGGAATCATGA
- a CDS encoding N-acetyltransferase: MTIRKAVGKDLEAVLAVYAEARSFMASHGNPTQWGTTYPSLELLTEDISLGRLYVGLGDDGVVHASFVFSIGLDPSYREIREGAWLNDAPYGTIHRLASDGTVSGVFASCVQFCLSQISNLRADTHRDNVTMRRLLVKAGFTPCGIITLDDGTDRIAFQLAV; encoded by the coding sequence ATGACCATCAGGAAAGCGGTAGGAAAGGATTTGGAGGCGGTGCTCGCCGTCTACGCAGAAGCGCGTTCGTTCATGGCAAGCCATGGCAATCCCACCCAGTGGGGAACGACGTATCCCTCGCTGGAGCTTTTGACGGAAGATATTTCCTTGGGCCGGTTGTATGTCGGTTTGGGGGATGATGGCGTGGTGCATGCTTCCTTCGTTTTTTCCATCGGGTTGGATCCTTCCTACCGGGAGATTCGGGAAGGCGCATGGTTGAATGACGCTCCGTACGGGACGATCCATCGGCTTGCGAGTGACGGGACGGTCAGCGGGGTGTTTGCATCCTGTGTCCAATTCTGCCTGTCCCAAATCTCAAACCTGCGCGCCGACACCCATCGGGACAACGTGACAATGCGCCGTCTCTTGGTGAAGGCTGGCTTCACACCTTGTGGGATCATTACGCTGGATGATGGAACGGACCGCATCGCCTTTCAGCTGGCTGTCTGA
- a CDS encoding nicotinate phosphoribosyltransferase, translated as MHVSALVTDYYELCMMQGYFATGHNPDVVFDMFYRNNPFNGGYAVFTGLNELVDKLEDFSFSQEDIGYLRSLGTFTEPFLSYLSDWRFTGDLYAFPEGSVVFPGEPLVRVHTSLIEAQLIEGILLNTLNFQTLIATKAARMTEASGRGTIMEFGLRRAQGEDGALSASRAAFIGGCKVTSNVLAGKQYDIPVAGTMAHSWIMSFDNELDAFRSFAQLYPDNAVLLIDTYDTLHSGIDNAIIVGLEQKAKGKKIGVRIDSGDLSYLPRVIRGRLDDAGLSDATICVSNDLTEEIIQTLVTDHVPIDTWGIGTHLVTGGTQSSLNGVYKLAAKKENGIYVPTMKISNTFEKTTNPGIKQVYRFADASGGSLADLITLSDEKVTTGRSYTFYHPFAEGDFFVMKPEGYASCTPMLHRCMQGGKRCGEKPTLRELQSEVQKNLDRFHPSYLRQINPHIYKVSLSSRLKKLKMQLTLQQRKLGMDGQED; from the coding sequence ATGCACGTCAGCGCGCTGGTCACCGATTACTATGAACTTTGCATGATGCAAGGGTATTTCGCCACCGGGCACAATCCTGACGTGGTGTTTGACATGTTCTATCGGAACAACCCGTTCAACGGAGGATACGCCGTCTTCACCGGACTGAACGAGTTGGTCGACAAGCTGGAGGATTTTTCCTTCAGCCAGGAGGACATCGGGTACCTGAGGAGTCTGGGGACGTTTACCGAACCATTCCTCTCTTATCTGTCCGACTGGCGGTTCACCGGTGATTTGTACGCCTTTCCCGAGGGATCGGTGGTCTTCCCCGGAGAACCGCTGGTGCGGGTCCACACCTCGTTGATCGAAGCGCAGTTGATCGAAGGCATTCTTCTTAACACGTTGAATTTCCAGACGTTGATCGCCACCAAGGCCGCACGGATGACGGAAGCAAGCGGCCGGGGGACGATCATGGAGTTCGGCCTCAGGCGGGCCCAGGGCGAAGACGGCGCGCTCTCCGCAAGCCGAGCGGCGTTCATCGGTGGCTGCAAGGTCACCAGCAACGTCCTTGCCGGGAAGCAGTACGACATCCCGGTCGCAGGGACGATGGCCCACAGCTGGATCATGAGTTTCGACAACGAACTGGACGCGTTCCGCTCGTTCGCCCAGCTGTATCCGGACAACGCAGTCCTGTTGATCGACACGTACGACACACTGCACTCCGGCATTGACAACGCCATCATCGTGGGGTTGGAGCAGAAAGCCAAGGGAAAGAAGATCGGCGTGCGGATCGACAGCGGAGACCTCTCCTACCTTCCCCGGGTGATCCGAGGGCGTCTGGACGACGCGGGACTTTCTGACGCGACGATCTGCGTCTCCAACGACCTGACGGAAGAGATCATCCAGACGCTGGTCACCGACCACGTGCCCATTGACACCTGGGGCATCGGAACCCACCTGGTCACCGGTGGAACGCAGAGTTCGCTGAACGGCGTATACAAACTGGCGGCGAAGAAGGAAAACGGCATCTACGTTCCGACGATGAAGATCTCCAATACGTTCGAGAAGACGACCAATCCGGGCATCAAGCAGGTGTATCGGTTCGCCGACGCTTCCGGAGGTTCCTTGGCCGATCTGATCACCCTCTCTGACGAGAAGGTGACCACCGGACGCTCCTATACGTTTTACCATCCGTTCGCTGAAGGAGACTTTTTCGTCATGAAGCCGGAGGGATATGCATCCTGCACCCCGATGCTCCATCGTTGCATGCAGGGGGGCAAACGGTGCGGGGAAAAACCGACGCTCCGGGAGCTTCAAAGCGAAGTGCAGAAAAATCTCGACCGGTTCCATCCGTCGTATCTCAGGCAGATCAACCCGCACATCTACAAAGTGAGTCTTTCCTCCCGACTGAAGAAACTGAAAATGCAACTGACGCTCCAGCAACGGAAATTGGGGATGGACGGACAAGAGGACTGA
- a CDS encoding undecaprenyl-diphosphate phosphatase, producing the protein MEFFKALLLGVIQGITEWLPVSSTGHMLLVDALLPMKVSDACRNLFLVVVQLGSILAVIVLYWHTLNPFSPKKNHQEKQATWLLWGKVAVASIPVAVIGYLADEAVDQYLHGWQVIVVALFVYGVLYIVWERYNQKREARIGAIGQINWKTAFLTGCFQALAIVPGTSRSGSTILGGMVLGMDRPVASQFSFFMAIPPMFGASLLKLTKLGFGLSGQEWGIVAVGTVTAFVVSLFALRFLVSYVRSHDFSVFGWYRIVLAIVVTAFFLSTAHV; encoded by the coding sequence ATGGAATTCTTCAAAGCGTTGCTCCTTGGGGTGATCCAAGGGATCACGGAATGGCTTCCGGTGAGCTCCACCGGACATATGCTGTTGGTTGACGCGTTGCTTCCGATGAAGGTCTCCGACGCCTGCAGGAACCTGTTCCTCGTCGTCGTCCAACTGGGCTCGATCCTCGCCGTGATCGTCCTGTACTGGCATACGCTCAATCCGTTCTCCCCGAAGAAAAACCACCAGGAGAAACAGGCAACCTGGCTGCTCTGGGGCAAGGTGGCCGTAGCGTCCATCCCGGTGGCCGTCATCGGATACCTGGCTGACGAAGCGGTGGACCAATATCTCCACGGCTGGCAGGTGATCGTCGTGGCGCTTTTCGTCTACGGCGTGCTGTACATTGTCTGGGAACGGTACAACCAGAAGAGGGAAGCCCGGATTGGGGCGATCGGACAGATCAACTGGAAAACAGCGTTCCTCACCGGTTGTTTCCAGGCGCTGGCAATCGTACCGGGAACCAGCCGCAGCGGCTCCACCATCCTTGGAGGCATGGTCCTTGGCATGGATCGTCCCGTGGCCAGCCAGTTCAGCTTCTTCATGGCCATCCCTCCGATGTTCGGGGCATCCCTTCTGAAACTCACCAAACTGGGCTTTGGCTTGAGCGGGCAGGAGTGGGGGATCGTCGCCGTCGGGACGGTGACTGCGTTCGTCGTCTCGCTCTTCGCCCTCCGCTTTCTGGTCTCCTACGTGCGGTCACATGATTTTTCCGTCTTTGGCTGGTACCGGATCGTCCTGGCCATCGTGGTGACTGCCTTTTTCCTCTCGACCGCTCACGTTTGA
- the proB gene encoding glutamate 5-kinase, with translation MRDFSHIRRIVVKVGTNLLSAPNGIDISRIQDIARQISTLKKCGLQMLLVSSGAVGMGAKELKLKEAVKQVTMRQACASIGQPMLMDSYRKAFAENGLICSQILLTRSDLNNRKTYVNLRNSIFTLLDLDVVPVFNENDVVSTAEIGSAFGDNDRMSAMVASKIDADLLVILSDIEGLYTADPKKHPEATLLTDIPSLDEQTFSYAGGAGSAFAVGGMKTKLLAAKIATIAGCGTVIASGYGKDALIRILDGEDVGSFIHPKKRLSQKERWILNNSHQGAIVVDEGAKAALLSHKSLLPKGVVSVQGDFGEGDVVQVVDRSGVAFAKAVPYYNSTEVAFMAGHTNTEIDSFLGKGHKDVIFRPEDMVILSSVE, from the coding sequence ATGAGGGATTTTTCTCATATCCGTCGCATCGTGGTGAAGGTGGGCACCAATCTGCTCTCCGCGCCCAACGGCATTGACATCTCCCGTATCCAGGATATCGCCCGGCAGATATCCACACTGAAGAAGTGTGGGTTGCAGATGCTCCTGGTCTCCTCCGGCGCCGTCGGGATGGGTGCCAAGGAACTGAAGCTGAAGGAAGCGGTGAAACAGGTGACGATGCGCCAGGCGTGCGCGTCCATCGGGCAACCGATGTTGATGGACAGTTACCGCAAGGCGTTCGCCGAGAATGGCTTGATCTGCTCCCAGATCCTGTTGACCCGCAGTGACTTGAACAACCGCAAGACGTACGTCAACCTGCGCAACTCCATCTTCACGTTGTTGGATCTGGATGTCGTGCCGGTGTTCAACGAGAACGACGTGGTCAGTACGGCGGAGATTGGTTCTGCGTTCGGGGATAACGACCGGATGAGCGCCATGGTCGCATCGAAGATTGACGCCGACCTTTTGGTGATCCTCTCCGACATCGAAGGTCTGTACACCGCCGATCCCAAGAAACATCCCGAGGCCACGTTGCTCACCGACATTCCCTCGCTGGATGAACAGACCTTCTCCTACGCCGGAGGGGCGGGCAGCGCGTTCGCCGTCGGCGGGATGAAGACCAAGTTGCTTGCCGCGAAGATCGCCACCATCGCCGGTTGCGGGACGGTGATCGCTTCCGGCTATGGGAAGGACGCGTTGATCCGGATTCTGGATGGGGAGGATGTAGGCTCCTTCATCCATCCGAAGAAACGGCTCTCCCAAAAGGAGCGGTGGATCCTGAACAACTCCCATCAAGGGGCCATCGTGGTGGATGAGGGCGCGAAGGCGGCCTTGCTGTCCCACAAGAGCCTGCTTCCCAAAGGGGTCGTCTCCGTCCAAGGGGATTTCGGGGAAGGGGATGTGGTGCAGGTGGTGGATAGATCCGGCGTGGCGTTCGCCAAGGCTGTTCCCTACTACAACAGCACCGAAGTGGCGTTCATGGCCGGGCATACCAACACGGAGATCGACTCATTCCTGGGTAAAGGGCACAAGGATGTGATCTTCCGGCCGGAAGACATGGTAATCCTTTCTTCCGTCGAATAA